A genomic region of Papaver somniferum cultivar HN1 chromosome 7, ASM357369v1, whole genome shotgun sequence contains the following coding sequences:
- the LOC113298809 gene encoding sanguinarine reductase-like, whose translation MRSVSQICLSLRNKSKMACKRCSNKVAMACSSPKKTVLVTGASGLTGQFAFKKLKERSDKLVVRGLVRSEGSKKKLGGGNEIYVGDVMKPESLEPAMKGVDALIILTTAIPKMKPGSYPANISGARAEDLIDGSFQGTIPEFYFEGGQYPEQVDWIGQKNQIDAAKAAGVKHIILVSTMGSGDPNHPLNSLGNGNILAWKRKAEEYLAKSGVPYTILRAGGLDNKQGGKRQLLIGKNDELLPTEKGYVAREDVAEACVQAVQLEEVKFKAFDLGSMPEGTGVPTKDFKALFAPITTCF comes from the exons ATGAGGTCTGTCTCTCAAATTTGTCTTTCCTTGAGAAATAAGAGTAAAATGGCTTGTAAAAGATGTAGCAATAAAGTGGCCATGGCATGTTCAAGTCCAAAGAAAACAGTTCTTGTTACCGGAGCTTCCGGTTTAACTG GTCAATTTGCATTTAAGAAATTGAAGGAAAGATCAGACAAGTTAGTGGTGAGGGGTCTTGTAAGATCAGAGGGAAGTAAGAAAAAACTTGGAGGCGGAAATGAGATTTATGTAGGAGACGTTATGAAACCGGAAAGCCTTGAACCTGCCATGAAGGGAGTTGATGCTCTAATAATTCTAACCACTGCTATACCAAAGATGAAACCTGGATCCTATCCTGCAAATATTAGCGGTGCTAGGGCTGAAGATTTAATTGACGGTTCTTTTCAAGGAACAATACCTGAATTCTACTTCGAAGGAGGACAGTACCCAGAACAGGTTGACTGGATAGGTCAAAAGAACCAAATTGATGCAG CTAAAGCTGCAGGAGTAAAGCATATCATTTTGGTTTCGACAATGGGTTCTGGAGATCCTAATCACCCTTTAAATAGTCTAGGAAATGGAAATATACTG GCATGGAAGAGAAAGGCAGAAGAATACTTGGCCAAGTCTGGAGTACCATACACTATATTAAG GGCCGGGGGACTGGATAACAAACAAGGTGGGAAAAGGCAGCTGTTGATAGGAAAGAATGATGAACTTCTCCCAACTGAAAAAGGATACGTTGCTAGAGAAGATGTTGCCGAAGCTTGTGTTCAG GCTGTCCAACTCGAGGAGGTAAAGTTTAAGGCGTTCGACCTAGGATCGATGCCTGAGGGAACTGGTGTACCTACAAAAGACTTC
- the LOC113298810 gene encoding sanguinarine reductase-like, with translation MQKITVLVTGASGLTGEIAFKKLKERSDRFAVRGLVRSEASKQKLGGGHEIYLGDIMDKKSLEHAMQGIDGLVILTSAVPKIVPGSYPGADGKRAEDVFDESFDYSGPMPEFFYAEGQYPEQIDWIGQKNQIETAKASGVRHIVLVGSMGGTDPNHFLNHMGNGNILVWKRKAEQYLADSGIPYTIIRAAALDNKVGGRELLVGKDDELLPTENGYIARADVAEACVQALQIEDCKFKAYDLGSKPEGVGEPTKDFKALFSQVTTPF, from the exons ATGCAAAAGATTACAGTTCTTGTTACTGGAGCTTCAGGTTTAACCg GTGAGATTGCATTCAAGAAACTGAAAGAAAGATCAGACAGATTTGCAGTGAGGGGTTTAGTAAGATCAGAAGCAAGTAAGCAAAAACTTGGGGGAGGTCATGAAATTTATCTTGGTGATATAATGGATAAGAAGAGTCTTGAACATGCTATGCAAGGAATTGATGGCTTAGTTATACTGACAAGTGCTGTAccaaagatagtacctggatcaTATCCTGGTGCTGATGGCAAAAGAGCTGAAGATGTATTTGATGAGTCATTTGATTACAGTGGTCCAATGCCTGAATTCTTTTATGCGGAAGGACAATACCCAGaacagattgattggattggACAAAAGAACCAGATCGAAACTGCTAAAGCTTCTGGCGTTAGACATATTGTTTTGGTTGGATCAATGGGTGGAACAGACCCTAATCATTTCTTGAATCATATGGGCAACGGAAATATTCTT GTTTGGAAGAGAAAAGCTGAGCAATATCTGGCTGATTCTGGAATCCCGTACACAATTATCAG AGCTGCTGCTCTAGATAACAAGGTGGGTGGCAGGGAGTTGTTGGTTGGAAAGGATGATGAGCTTCTCCCTACTGAAAATGGATACATTGCTAGGGCAGATGTTGCTGAAGCTTGCGTTCAGGCTCTGCAAATCGAGGATTGCAAATTCAAAGCGTATGATTTGGGATCAAAGCCAGAGGGAGTCGGTGAGCCAACAAAGGATTTCAAGGCTCTTTTTTCGCAAGTCACCACTCCTTTCTGA